From Serinicoccus profundi, the proteins below share one genomic window:
- a CDS encoding TIGR02206 family membrane protein: protein MGDFLDPEPGWITIGGREHLVYVLGLVVLALALVCGRRVVREHAVGVRAALAVVVVAQQVALYGLYLATGWDPAETLPLHISRVSALLGLGYLLTGSRRVMDVLFYFGLWAWASFAYPQQIQPPTTLLGVSFFVNHAITLLLPALAWITTDWRPSIRALWRALGWFGVYLGVAVMANRAFGGNYFYQRERPLLPWLEQPWYLLVSVLATVALFWLGYAVSRLAQLPARRLL, encoded by the coding sequence GTGGGTGACTTCCTCGACCCCGAACCGGGCTGGATCACCATCGGGGGACGCGAGCACCTCGTCTACGTCCTCGGGCTCGTCGTGCTGGCGCTCGCCCTCGTCTGCGGCCGTCGGGTCGTCCGGGAGCACGCGGTCGGGGTCCGGGCGGCCCTCGCGGTGGTCGTGGTCGCCCAGCAGGTCGCTCTCTACGGTCTCTACCTCGCGACCGGCTGGGACCCGGCCGAGACGCTGCCCCTGCACATCTCTCGGGTCTCGGCACTGCTCGGCCTCGGCTACCTCCTCACCGGCAGCAGGCGGGTCATGGACGTGCTGTTCTACTTCGGTCTCTGGGCGTGGGCGAGCTTCGCCTACCCCCAGCAGATCCAGCCGCCGACGACCCTGCTGGGCGTGAGCTTCTTCGTCAACCACGCGATCACGCTGCTCCTGCCCGCCCTCGCCTGGATCACCACCGACTGGCGACCCAGCATCCGAGCCCTGTGGCGGGCGCTCGGCTGGTTCGGCGTCTACCTCGGCGTGGCGGTCATGGCCAACCGCGCCTTCGGCGGCAACTACTTCTACCAGCGCGAGCGACCGCTGCTGCCGTGGCTCGAGCAGCCGTGGTACCTCCTGGTCTCGGTGCTGGCCACGGTCGCGCTCTTCTGGCTCGGGTATGCCGTGAGCCGGCTCGCTCAGTTGCCGGCGCGCCGCTTGTTGTAG